A window from Flammeovirgaceae bacterium encodes these proteins:
- a CDS encoding glycosyl hydrolase, producing MPIMALLLGVVVSPLLAQTYDPETFKAMKYRFIGPEGNRAIAIVGEPGNPMVNYIGAASGGLWKTEDGGVTWKSIFDGQEVSSVGSIALAPTDPTNVWVGTGETFIIRPAHSVGNGIYLSQDAGKTWKNMGLEKTGRIGRVVVHPKNKNIVYAAALGHVYGPQQERGVYRTKDGGKTWERVLFVDEGTGAADLAIDPQNPNILYAAMWTIHINTWGLRSGGPGGGIYRSTDGGDTWEPLNTKGLPGGKDHIVGKTAVAIAQSNPKRVYALFEDKSPALYRTDDGGEHWELVSNNHDMAERAPYYTRMTVSTDNPDEIYFMSVRFSQSLDGGKTLEKRPPRGGGDNHDIWIDPLNADRMMVAHDGCASISLNRGKTFQRVVLPIAQMYHVEVDNQIPYFVYGNRQDGWSYRGPSNSLQGYIPLGLWKGVGGCESGFARPDPFDNNIIWSGCYDGGLQRHDLRTGHSREVRVWPEAGYGWAPADLKYRWHWNFPLSHSPHTRHRVYVGSQYVHKSDDEGQSWQVISPDLTTNDKTHQQSSGGIAVDNLMTFDGATLFAIEESKVQKDLIWTGSNDGQVNLTQDGGKTWTNVSKNINMPPWGTIANIEPSRFDSATAYIAVDMHQMGDFDPYIFKTTDYGKTWAKISNGIPKSILSFVHVVREDPKQKGLLYAGTDNALYVSFDDGKNWMLFRNNMPPAPVYWLVVQENFDDLVVGTYGRGYYILDDISLLREFAAASQQSTYVFNVRKAYRFQEVEAIKTDAPSPNAGTNPPYGTPINYYLKDSLSNGVQIEVYDDKQELIRTLKGTNQAGINRVWWDLRYEPTFQPRLRTRPPGRPWVEMNGEGWRPLVTWDLDLWKGQLGPRAAPGKYTAKIKMGDKEFTETFDVLKDPNTTGTEEEIQEQVMFSLQLRDAMNTVVEMIDRMEWIRKELGDLIPITKNAKLKKELLQMEEQAQGISARLYDIHLTGAREDAFRSPMKLYGRLSALASDITANGVDFRPTNQQGEVYGVLKGRMVRIQQEYNTLLEKQLPQINNKLPDQKINIEKKN from the coding sequence ATGCCAATCATGGCACTCCTTTTGGGTGTTGTGGTTTCCCCTTTGCTGGCTCAAACCTACGACCCCGAAACTTTTAAAGCGATGAAGTACCGGTTCATCGGGCCTGAGGGCAACCGTGCCATTGCCATAGTAGGCGAGCCGGGCAACCCCATGGTCAATTATATTGGGGCAGCCTCTGGGGGTTTGTGGAAAACGGAGGATGGTGGCGTAACCTGGAAATCCATTTTTGATGGCCAGGAAGTGTCTTCCGTGGGCTCCATCGCCCTGGCGCCAACTGACCCTACCAATGTATGGGTGGGTACGGGCGAGACTTTTATCATCCGGCCAGCACATTCGGTTGGCAATGGCATTTACCTCTCCCAAGACGCAGGAAAAACATGGAAGAACATGGGGTTGGAAAAAACGGGGCGCATCGGGCGTGTGGTAGTGCACCCCAAAAATAAAAATATTGTTTATGCCGCAGCACTGGGCCATGTGTACGGCCCGCAGCAAGAGCGTGGCGTCTACCGCACCAAAGATGGTGGCAAAACCTGGGAGCGGGTCCTTTTTGTGGATGAAGGCACGGGGGCCGCAGACCTTGCCATTGACCCCCAAAACCCAAACATTTTGTATGCGGCCATGTGGACCATCCACATCAACACGTGGGGGCTGCGCAGCGGTGGGCCAGGGGGCGGAATTTACCGGTCGACCGATGGGGGCGATACCTGGGAGCCGCTGAACACCAAAGGCCTGCCGGGGGGCAAAGACCATATTGTGGGAAAGACCGCAGTGGCAATAGCGCAAAGCAACCCTAAAAGGGTATATGCGCTATTTGAAGATAAAAGCCCCGCCCTGTACCGGACCGATGACGGAGGGGAACACTGGGAACTGGTGAGCAACAACCACGATATGGCCGAGCGTGCCCCTTACTATACGCGCATGACGGTTTCCACCGACAACCCGGACGAAATTTATTTTATGAGTGTACGCTTTAGCCAGTCCCTGGATGGGGGCAAGACACTGGAGAAGAGGCCTCCGCGTGGTGGCGGGGACAACCACGATATATGGATAGACCCGTTGAATGCAGACAGGATGATGGTGGCCCATGATGGCTGTGCAAGTATTTCCCTGAACAGGGGAAAGACTTTTCAACGGGTGGTCCTTCCTATTGCACAGATGTACCATGTGGAGGTGGACAACCAGATACCTTATTTTGTCTATGGCAACCGCCAGGACGGGTGGTCCTATCGCGGCCCCAGCAACAGCCTGCAGGGATATATTCCTTTAGGGTTATGGAAAGGTGTGGGGGGTTGTGAGAGCGGGTTTGCCCGCCCGGACCCTTTCGACAACAATATCATATGGTCGGGTTGTTACGATGGTGGCTTGCAGCGGCATGATTTGAGGACCGGCCACTCGCGTGAAGTGCGCGTATGGCCTGAAGCCGGATATGGATGGGCACCGGCAGATTTGAAATACCGCTGGCATTGGAATTTTCCTTTGTCACACTCCCCCCACACGCGGCACAGGGTATATGTGGGCAGCCAGTATGTGCATAAATCCGATGATGAAGGCCAGAGCTGGCAGGTAATATCCCCTGACCTGACCACCAACGACAAGACCCACCAGCAGAGCTCTGGGGGAATAGCCGTGGACAACCTGATGACTTTTGATGGCGCAACACTCTTTGCCATTGAAGAGTCAAAGGTCCAAAAAGATTTGATCTGGACAGGCTCCAATGATGGACAGGTAAACCTTACCCAGGACGGTGGGAAAACATGGACAAATGTTTCCAAAAACATTAATATGCCGCCTTGGGGCACCATAGCCAACATTGAACCTTCCCGATTTGATTCGGCAACCGCATACATTGCCGTGGACATGCACCAGATGGGGGACTTTGACCCTTACATTTTCAAGACTACGGACTACGGGAAAACCTGGGCAAAAATCAGCAACGGTATCCCAAAGTCGATATTGAGTTTTGTCCATGTGGTGAGGGAAGACCCCAAACAAAAGGGCTTGCTGTATGCCGGCACTGACAATGCCTTGTATGTGTCTTTTGATGATGGGAAAAACTGGATGCTGTTTAGGAACAACATGCCCCCGGCACCTGTGTACTGGCTGGTGGTGCAGGAAAATTTTGACGACCTCGTAGTGGGTACCTATGGCCGCGGTTATTACATCCTGGACGACATATCCCTTTTGAGGGAATTTGCCGCAGCGTCACAACAATCCACGTATGTTTTTAATGTGCGCAAAGCATACCGGTTTCAGGAGGTAGAGGCAATAAAAACCGATGCGCCCAGCCCTAACGCGGGGACAAACCCTCCCTATGGGACCCCAATAAATTACTACTTAAAGGATTCTTTAAGCAATGGCGTTCAAATCGAAGTTTATGATGATAAGCAAGAGCTGATACGAACATTGAAGGGCACCAACCAGGCAGGCATCAACAGGGTATGGTGGGACTTGCGGTATGAGCCTACCTTCCAGCCCAGGTTAAGGACACGGCCGCCAGGAAGGCCCTGGGTGGAAATGAATGGTGAGGGTTGGAGGCCTTTGGTGACCTGGGACCTGGATTTGTGGAAAGGCCAGTTGGGGCCGCGTGCCGCCCCCGGGAAATACACCGCCAAAATAAAAATGGGGGACAAAGAGTTTACCGAAACATTCGATGTGCTGAAAGACCCCAACACTACGGGTACCGAAGAGGAAATCCAGGAGCAGGTGATGTTTTCGTTGCAACTGCGCGATGCCATGAACACGGTAGTGGAAATGATCGACAGGATGGAGTGGATACGCAAGGAACTGGGTGACTTGATCCCTATAACAAAGAATGCAAAATTGAAAAAAGAACTTTTGCAGATGGAAGAACAGGCCCAAGGCATATCTGCCAGACTGTACGACATCCACCTGACCGGGGCAAGGGAAGATGCATTTCGCTCGCCCATGAAATTGTACGGAAGGTTAAGCGCCCTGGCCAGCGACATTACGGCCAATGGTGTTGACTTTAGGCCCACCAACCAGCAAGGTGAAGTATATGGGGTGTTGAAGGGCAGGATGGTAAGGATACAGCAGGAATACAATACGCTGTTGGAAAAACAACTGCCACAAATCAACAATAAGCTTCCCGATCAGAAAATCAATATTGAAAAGAAGAACTAG
- a CDS encoding DUF2200 domain-containing protein: MVFASVFPHYVAKVEKKGRTTGELYQVIEWLTGYGKATVQKQIAQKATLEQFFAGASLNRNAHLITGTICGHRIEEIANPLTRQVRYLDKLVDELAKGRKLEKILRG, translated from the coding sequence ATGGTTTTTGCCTCCGTTTTTCCCCATTATGTGGCCAAAGTTGAAAAAAAAGGAAGGACCACCGGGGAACTCTACCAGGTAATCGAATGGTTGACGGGCTATGGCAAGGCCACGGTGCAAAAACAGATTGCGCAAAAAGCCACATTAGAACAGTTCTTTGCGGGTGCTTCGTTGAACAGGAATGCCCACCTGATCACTGGCACAATCTGTGGTCACCGTATAGAGGAAATAGCAAATCCTTTGACCCGACAAGTCAGGTACCTCGATAAGTTGGTCGATGAATTGGCCAAAGGCCGCAAACTGGAAAAGATATTAAGGGGATAG
- a CDS encoding SRPBCC domain-containing protein: MNPHSWAIFTKRITINAPLDEVYRAWATPGGLERWFLRKATFRSVEGKARDENALVQKGDAFTWHWHGHPDSVVEKREVISANDKDKVQFTFSGGCLVTVVLKPIGDGVVVCALTQENIPFDDNPQTSLFVGCGEGWTFYLANLKSYLEGGVDLRNKNPTITHVINS; the protein is encoded by the coding sequence ATGAACCCCCACTCCTGGGCAATTTTCACAAAACGCATCACCATCAACGCCCCTTTGGACGAGGTGTACAGGGCCTGGGCCACACCTGGGGGCCTGGAGCGGTGGTTTTTAAGAAAGGCCACTTTCCGCTCCGTGGAGGGAAAGGCAAGGGACGAAAATGCACTTGTTCAAAAAGGGGATGCCTTTACCTGGCACTGGCATGGCCATCCTGACAGCGTAGTTGAAAAAAGGGAAGTAATATCCGCCAACGATAAGGACAAGGTACAATTTACTTTCTCAGGGGGGTGCCTCGTTACCGTAGTTTTAAAGCCTATTGGCGATGGTGTGGTGGTTTGCGCGCTTACGCAAGAAAACATACCTTTTGACGACAATCCCCAAACCAGCTTGTTTGTCGGGTGCGGGGAGGGATGGACATTCTACCTGGCCAACTTAAAATCGTATTTGGAAGGTGGTGTTGACTTACGCAATAAAAACCCAACGATAACCCATGTTATTAATTCCTAA
- a CDS encoding transposase yields the protein MLQDDFKDIIIDSLSHLSKKGKIDVFAFVIMPNHIHLIWRVNENNGKESSSASFLKHTAHAFKKKLKRGQPNELMNYAVKATNKQFEFWQRDSLAVRLFSGDIAFQKLDYIHANPVSGRWQLVKDYCDYKYSTAKYYELGIKEFDFIQDIREEY from the coding sequence CTGTTGCAGGATGATTTTAAGGACATCATTATTGATTCATTGTCCCACTTAAGTAAGAAGGGAAAGATTGACGTGTTTGCATTTGTAATTATGCCTAACCACATCCATCTTATTTGGCGTGTAAATGAAAATAATGGCAAGGAAAGCTCCTCTGCATCATTTCTTAAGCATACCGCCCATGCCTTTAAAAAAAAACTTAAACGTGGGCAACCGAATGAGTTGATGAATTATGCAGTCAAGGCAACCAACAAACAGTTCGAATTTTGGCAAAGGGACTCCCTGGCCGTGCGTTTGTTTTCCGGGGACATCGCCTTTCAAAAACTTGATTACATCCATGCCAATCCTGTTTCCGGGCGCTGGCAATTGGTCAAGGATTATTGCGATTACAAATACTCAACTGCAAAGTATTATGAGCTGGGGATAAAGGAATTTGATTTTATTCAGGATATAAGGGAGGAGTATTGA
- a CDS encoding alpha/beta fold hydrolase encodes MRNCLFFLVLALGAWKGAQANTLCDTLSFQSNGSKLVAYGYPSSKPNSPTLLFMQGFMETGDIWEIGQTLSRRNINVFLFDFRGCHRSEGKQGLMNSQEDISEALAFIGSGEISKKYHIDNTNIILGGYSYGGHMSLLYAIHHPEIKRIISVSGGDLGILGDLIRKNPNLRKNYTDFFHSIKKPNGPVDFEYEDPIQELLENQEYFYILKQTGKLNNVDILLTGGLDDNVVSMEDYGLPQYRNLRKNKSLQIEFKVYQSGHSYYESKGQLLSDIENWIKKEQ; translated from the coding sequence ATGAGAAACTGTTTGTTCTTTTTGGTTCTTGCCCTAGGAGCCTGGAAAGGGGCACAGGCAAACACATTGTGTGATACCTTAAGCTTTCAAAGCAATGGTTCAAAGCTTGTTGCCTATGGCTACCCCTCCTCCAAACCCAATTCGCCCACCCTATTGTTTATGCAAGGGTTTATGGAAACTGGCGACATTTGGGAAATTGGGCAAACCCTTTCAAGAAGGAATATCAATGTGTTCCTTTTCGATTTCAGGGGCTGTCATAGAAGTGAAGGGAAACAAGGATTAATGAATTCCCAGGAGGACATCAGTGAGGCACTGGCATTCATTGGCTCAGGAGAAATTTCTAAAAAGTATCATATCGACAACACTAATATAATATTGGGTGGGTACAGTTATGGGGGGCACATGTCTTTGCTATATGCCATCCACCACCCTGAAATTAAACGGATAATTAGCGTATCGGGAGGGGACCTAGGAATATTGGGGGACCTGATTAGGAAAAATCCAAATCTAAGAAAAAATTATACCGATTTTTTTCATTCTATCAAAAAGCCAAATGGACCTGTCGATTTTGAATATGAAGACCCAATTCAGGAATTACTTGAAAACCAGGAGTATTTTTACATACTTAAACAAACAGGCAAATTGAATAACGTAGATATACTTTTGACCGGGGGGCTGGATGATAATGTAGTAAGTATGGAAGATTATGGCCTTCCACAATACAGAAACCTAAGAAAAAACAAATCACTACAAATCGAATTCAAAGTTTACCAATCGGGGCACTCATATTATGAATCAAAAGGCCAGTTGCTTTCGGACATTGAAAATTGGATCAAAAAAGAACAATGA
- a CDS encoding membrane dipeptidase, with amino-acid sequence MERRDFIKQATAATAGLAILPHFLYGQEAPTGFVFDAMGEVRTIYTMDLVDKILASGTRAITVTLTDPKYYGHEAYDILLKDLAAYDKYFYDHPSHFIKATRLSDIDKAIKEKKLAVFYLIQGSEPIEKDLGRLDILYNLGLRSVQMTYNTRNYAGDGCYERTDAGLSNFGMELVARLNEKKMLIDLSHAGMKTMEDTIKASKKPVIISHSTCRALYPHARNTTDENMKLLADKGGVIGMCQIRTFMTKEKANNLEVYFDHIDHAVKTAGIDHVAIGSDRDHRVIPDTEEEIRILLEEEGAQFKPDDWPLYLEKLNGPSRMNVIRENLAKRKYSQSQIDKIMGGNLYRLYGEVVG; translated from the coding sequence ATGGAAAGAAGGGATTTTATTAAACAAGCCACTGCGGCAACGGCAGGCCTCGCCATTTTGCCCCATTTCCTTTATGGCCAGGAGGCGCCAACGGGTTTCGTCTTTGACGCCATGGGGGAGGTGCGCACGATATATACAATGGATTTGGTGGACAAAATCCTGGCCAGTGGCACACGGGCCATTACCGTTACCCTTACCGACCCCAAATATTACGGCCATGAGGCATACGACATCCTCTTAAAGGACCTTGCCGCGTACGACAAATACTTTTATGACCACCCTTCCCATTTTATCAAAGCCACCCGCTTGTCGGATATTGACAAGGCCATAAAGGAAAAGAAGCTGGCCGTGTTTTACCTTATCCAGGGTTCCGAGCCCATTGAAAAAGACCTGGGGAGGCTGGACATCCTCTACAACCTCGGCTTGCGCAGTGTGCAAATGACCTACAACACGCGCAACTATGCGGGCGATGGATGCTATGAACGCACCGATGCCGGGCTTTCCAATTTTGGAATGGAGTTGGTAGCGCGCCTGAACGAAAAGAAAATGTTGATAGATTTGTCACATGCCGGGATGAAGACGATGGAAGATACGATCAAGGCTTCAAAAAAACCGGTGATCATTTCCCATTCCACCTGCCGGGCGTTGTACCCACATGCCAGGAACACCACCGATGAGAACATGAAACTGCTGGCCGACAAGGGCGGGGTGATAGGCATGTGCCAGATACGTACTTTCATGACAAAGGAGAAGGCCAATAACCTGGAGGTGTACTTTGACCATATTGACCATGCCGTAAAAACGGCAGGCATCGATCACGTGGCCATCGGTAGCGACCGCGACCACAGGGTCATTCCCGATACGGAGGAGGAAATCAGGATATTGCTGGAAGAAGAGGGGGCACAGTTCAAACCTGACGACTGGCCATTGTACCTGGAAAAACTCAATGGGCCTTCGCGCATGAACGTAATCCGCGAAAACCTGGCAAAGAGGAAATACAGCCAATCCCAAATTGACAAGATCATGGGAGGCAACCTGTACCGTTTGTACGGGGAGGTAGTGGGGTAG
- a CDS encoding peptidase M1, with amino-acid sequence MKPLPCLLIFIFSGWSFSCSQEKVEKGVSFKLAQQRKEKIKEVKYGLHFDIPESQNETIPGKNTIRFHYEKDGPENLYLDFNVKPSHIKSVVVNKKKVDATIENEHIAIPGSLLVPGENEIEIGFIAGDLSLNRNEEYLYTLFVPDRASTCFPSFDQPDLKASFTLSLTVPKAWEAVSNQRAGVSTEGNLKEYHFEPTKPISTYQFAFAAGRFGKATDPLSGMTMYYRETDSAKVASNLEEIFKLHTQSLTWLKEYTTIPYPFSKFDFVLVPTFQYGGMEHPGSIFYREGSIILDPSASVNQRMRRASLIAHETSHMWFGNLVTMKWFNDVWLKEVFANFMAAKIVNPQFSEIDHDLRFLMAHYPSAYEIDRSAGTHPIQQKLDNLKNAGTLYGAIIYQKAPIMMRNLETMMGADNFKKGLRDYLAQYSYGNATWDDLVNSLKKFTDKDLALWNKAWIKSKGMPDIGYLASDKLTIQVTNDSTGIVWPQSFYYKLVGRTEEVKEININGPEGYSTPIDGAGIKVIPNFKGRGYGYFAADEANRNYMLASVNRMEDPTVRAAVWLNIWEYVLRGGLTPKQTLETLLEGMGTEKNPLVLEYIANRMGNLFWQFTTHEDRQLISAKIDDTLFELMALEKDMSLKRILYNCYKNTATSKEGIDNLKKLWRNEMTLGLELSEQDHIDLAYAIALRGDMESESILSEQLANTKNPDRKLAMEFVMPALSADVSVRDAFFESLKDPANRAHEPWVLTALGFLHHPLRAQQSVKYIRPGLDLLEEIQLTGDIFFPKGWVDETVGSYQSKEAADIVRQYLKENPNLSLNLKNKLLQSADPLFRAEKILSANKPQPM; translated from the coding sequence ATGAAGCCGTTGCCCTGCTTATTGATTTTTATTTTTTCAGGATGGAGCTTTTCCTGTAGCCAGGAAAAAGTGGAAAAAGGGGTTTCGTTCAAGTTGGCACAGCAGCGAAAAGAAAAAATAAAGGAAGTCAAATACGGGCTTCATTTTGATATCCCTGAAAGCCAAAATGAAACTATACCTGGCAAAAACACCATTCGGTTCCATTACGAAAAGGATGGCCCCGAAAACCTTTACCTCGACTTCAATGTAAAGCCCAGCCATATTAAATCCGTTGTGGTCAATAAAAAGAAGGTTGATGCGACTATAGAAAACGAACATATCGCCATTCCGGGCAGTTTGCTGGTTCCCGGGGAAAACGAAATTGAAATCGGGTTTATCGCAGGGGACCTATCGTTGAACCGGAACGAGGAATATTTATACACATTGTTTGTGCCCGACAGGGCTTCCACCTGCTTTCCAAGCTTTGATCAACCCGACCTGAAAGCTTCCTTTACCTTGTCGCTCACTGTTCCTAAGGCCTGGGAAGCGGTATCCAACCAACGGGCAGGGGTTTCCACCGAGGGCAACCTTAAAGAGTATCATTTTGAGCCCACAAAACCCATAAGCACCTACCAGTTTGCATTTGCCGCGGGCAGGTTCGGAAAAGCCACGGACCCCCTATCGGGGATGACCATGTATTACCGGGAGACCGACTCGGCCAAGGTGGCCTCCAACCTGGAAGAAATTTTCAAACTGCACACGCAATCGCTCACTTGGCTGAAAGAATACACCACCATCCCCTATCCTTTTTCAAAATTTGATTTTGTACTGGTCCCCACGTTTCAATATGGTGGCATGGAACACCCCGGAAGTATTTTTTACAGGGAGGGCAGCATTATTTTGGACCCATCGGCCTCGGTGAACCAACGGATGCGAAGGGCCAGTCTGATCGCGCACGAAACTTCGCACATGTGGTTTGGAAACCTTGTTACCATGAAGTGGTTCAATGATGTGTGGCTCAAAGAAGTGTTTGCCAATTTCATGGCGGCCAAAATCGTCAACCCACAGTTTTCCGAAATCGACCACGACTTGCGTTTTCTCATGGCGCACTATCCTTCCGCTTATGAAATAGACCGAAGTGCCGGCACCCATCCCATCCAGCAAAAGCTGGACAACCTTAAAAACGCAGGAACCCTTTACGGGGCCATCATTTATCAAAAAGCACCCATTATGATGAGGAACCTGGAAACCATGATGGGCGCTGACAATTTCAAAAAAGGACTGCGCGACTACCTTGCCCAATACAGCTACGGCAATGCCACATGGGACGACCTCGTGAATTCCCTAAAAAAATTTACCGATAAGGACCTTGCCCTGTGGAACAAAGCCTGGATAAAAAGCAAAGGAATGCCCGACATCGGCTATCTCGCCAGTGATAAGCTTACCATCCAAGTCACCAATGACAGCACCGGCATTGTATGGCCTCAGTCTTTTTATTATAAATTGGTTGGCAGGACAGAAGAAGTCAAGGAAATCAATATCAACGGACCGGAGGGTTATTCCACACCTATTGACGGGGCAGGCATCAAGGTGATACCCAATTTTAAGGGAAGGGGCTATGGCTACTTTGCGGCAGACGAGGCCAACCGCAACTACATGCTGGCCAGCGTAAACCGCATGGAAGACCCCACGGTACGGGCAGCGGTGTGGCTCAACATCTGGGAGTATGTTTTACGTGGCGGTTTGACACCCAAGCAAACCCTCGAAACCCTCCTTGAAGGGATGGGAACGGAAAAAAACCCACTGGTCCTGGAATACATCGCCAACAGGATGGGCAACCTCTTTTGGCAGTTTACCACCCATGAAGACCGCCAGCTGATCAGTGCAAAAATTGATGACACCTTGTTTGAATTGATGGCCCTCGAAAAGGACATGTCTTTAAAGCGGATATTGTACAATTGCTATAAAAATACCGCCACCAGCAAGGAAGGCATTGACAACTTAAAAAAGCTCTGGCGCAATGAGATGACCCTCGGCCTGGAACTCTCGGAGCAAGACCATATCGATTTGGCTTACGCCATCGCACTGCGGGGCGACATGGAAAGTGAAAGTATCCTGAGCGAACAGCTTGCCAACACAAAAAACCCAGACCGCAAACTGGCCATGGAATTTGTGATGCCCGCATTGTCCGCTGATGTATCGGTGCGCGATGCTTTTTTTGAAAGCCTGAAAGACCCGGCCAACCGTGCCCACGAACCATGGGTGCTCACGGCCCTGGGTTTCCTCCACCATCCTTTGCGCGCACAGCAGTCGGTAAAATATATAAGGCCGGGCCTGGACCTGCTGGAGGAAATCCAACTGACTGGAGACATTTTTTTCCCGAAAGGATGGGTTGACGAGACGGTAGGTTCTTACCAATCAAAGGAAGCCGCGGATATTGTGCGGCAGTACTTAAAGGAAAACCCCAACCTTTCCCTAAACCTAAAAAACAAACTGCTCCAGTCTGCCGACCCACTCTTCCGGGCAGAAAAGATCCTATCGGCAAACAAGCCGCAGCCCATGTAA
- a CDS encoding DUF1801 domain-containing protein, with the protein MKSEIISYNQKLATADREICDLLASTINHELAGAEHKVWHGHPVWFLNGNPIAGYSKLKDSVRLMFWSGASFGEEKLKVGTGKFKDASIRYTSIDQVNQTDLKRWLKKSREIQWDYKNIVKKKGKLERIIKP; encoded by the coding sequence ATGAAATCGGAAATTATTTCCTACAACCAAAAACTGGCAACCGCTGACAGGGAAATTTGTGACCTGCTTGCCTCGACCATCAACCATGAGCTGGCCGGTGCGGAGCATAAGGTCTGGCACGGCCATCCCGTTTGGTTTCTGAACGGTAACCCCATTGCCGGGTACAGCAAATTGAAAGACAGTGTTCGCTTAATGTTCTGGAGTGGGGCCAGCTTCGGTGAAGAAAAACTGAAAGTGGGCACCGGAAAATTCAAAGATGCTTCCATCCGGTATACTTCCATTGATCAGGTCAACCAAACCGACCTAAAAAGATGGCTCAAGAAATCAAGGGAAATCCAATGGGATTACAAAAACATTGTGAAGAAAAAAGGAAAACTCGAACGGATAATAAAGCCATAA